One region of Natronorubrum aibiense genomic DNA includes:
- a CDS encoding COX15/CtaA family protein has translation MSTDSHTSRPVLRPLIERFGFPHLIATTLVVVAATILLGIAAKATGSGLACEANWPQCDAGPFNLFPANLPSFYEWFHRFVAMFAGFAIIGSAIASVRLPNVDRRVAALVVAGMLLTPVQVALGRETVTQYTMDILSLHFWTAVLIFVLFTVATVLVWAPQLTATHVTTALSFGAIMLPFHVALSPLVIGDITTYSPSMQMAQYGVTLGLLGSAIVAAMVGRRRFDSTRLTALLSAATALAVAVIFLGRRAVMTFNPALDSLYVAVAALLFVAFVASIALVRNAPSR, from the coding sequence GTGTCGACCGATAGTCACACTTCCCGTCCGGTACTCCGTCCGCTGATCGAACGGTTCGGCTTTCCGCACCTGATAGCGACGACGCTCGTGGTGGTTGCGGCGACCATCCTACTTGGTATCGCCGCGAAGGCGACTGGGTCGGGGCTGGCCTGTGAGGCGAACTGGCCCCAATGTGATGCCGGCCCGTTCAACCTGTTCCCGGCGAACCTCCCGAGTTTCTACGAGTGGTTCCACCGGTTCGTCGCGATGTTCGCCGGCTTCGCCATCATCGGCTCGGCAATCGCCTCCGTTCGACTCCCAAACGTCGACCGACGCGTCGCGGCGCTCGTCGTCGCCGGCATGCTCTTGACGCCAGTGCAGGTCGCCCTCGGCCGTGAAACCGTCACGCAGTATACGATGGACATCCTGTCCCTGCACTTCTGGACAGCCGTGCTCATCTTCGTCCTCTTTACCGTGGCGACCGTCCTCGTCTGGGCACCGCAGTTGACCGCGACACACGTCACGACCGCGCTCAGTTTCGGTGCCATCATGCTGCCGTTCCACGTGGCGCTCAGCCCGCTCGTGATCGGCGACATTACCACCTACAGCCCGTCTATGCAGATGGCCCAGTACGGCGTCACCCTCGGCCTCTTGGGCTCCGCCATCGTCGCCGCGATGGTCGGTCGCCGCCGCTTCGATTCGACCCGTCTGACCGCGCTGTTGAGCGCGGCGACAGCGCTCGCCGTGGCCGTGATCTTCCTCGGCCGTCGGGCCGTGATGACGTTCAACCCCGCACTCGACTCGCTTTACGTCGCCGTCGCCGCGCTGTTGTTCGTGGCATTCGTCGCCAGTATCGCCCTCGTCCGGAACGCCCCAAGTCGCTGA
- a CDS encoding HalOD1 output domain-containing protein produces MGETVRQGEVTYTASDDETLSEAVIAALRTAASSASSDQGDDGQDIGVLTPLFETVDPDALNSLFSSTYSGTSRNGTITFTHDGYDVTATGDGHVVVSSE; encoded by the coding sequence ATGGGAGAGACCGTACGACAGGGGGAAGTCACCTACACTGCGTCGGACGATGAGACGCTGAGCGAGGCGGTCATCGCGGCGCTTCGAACAGCAGCGAGCAGTGCGTCGTCGGATCAGGGCGATGACGGGCAGGATATCGGCGTCCTCACGCCGCTATTCGAGACGGTCGATCCCGATGCGCTCAACTCGCTTTTCAGTTCGACCTACAGCGGTACGTCTCGAAACGGCACGATCACGTTCACCCACGACGGCTACGATGTGACCGCGACGGGTGACGGCCACGTTGTCGTCTCGAGCGAGTAA
- a CDS encoding helix-turn-helix domain-containing protein has translation MSFIAEYRLSNPIMQETRRSVSGVVLEVEDEQPVPGNQSRMIFWARGAEAALEQFFRALPDDPSITDFEILSTLSERRLFRVTLSSEGERGLTYVDAIEYGITFLDIETDERETRYRAQVPSRNALMNYREQCRERELSFELQRLYRSEDTETARYGLTDRQRDALCRALERGYFEVPRDVSTEELADEFEITSQAFSALLRRGHEALLRNTIADGTT, from the coding sequence ATGAGCTTCATCGCCGAGTATCGACTCTCGAATCCGATCATGCAAGAGACACGACGATCAGTTTCCGGAGTCGTACTCGAGGTCGAAGACGAGCAACCAGTCCCCGGCAACCAATCACGGATGATTTTTTGGGCGCGAGGAGCGGAAGCGGCTCTCGAACAGTTCTTTCGGGCGCTACCGGACGATCCGTCGATTACCGACTTCGAAATTCTCTCGACACTCTCCGAGCGCCGGCTCTTTCGCGTCACGCTGTCTTCCGAGGGCGAGCGGGGCCTCACGTACGTCGACGCGATAGAGTACGGGATTACGTTTCTCGATATTGAAACGGACGAACGCGAAACGAGATACCGCGCACAGGTTCCCAGCCGTAATGCACTGATGAACTACCGCGAACAGTGTCGAGAACGCGAGCTGTCGTTCGAACTTCAGCGACTCTATCGAAGCGAAGATACTGAGACGGCGAGATACGGACTGACCGACCGCCAACGGGACGCGTTGTGTCGGGCGCTGGAGCGGGGGTATTTCGAGGTACCACGCGACGTGTCGACCGAAGAGTTGGCCGACGAGTTCGAGATTACGAGTCAGGCGTTCTCTGCACTGCTTCGACGCGGTCACGAAGCGCTGTTGCGGAACACGATCGCCGACGGAACTACTTAA
- a CDS encoding J domain-containing protein has translation MTEDFYDLLEIPSNASQDEIKDAYREQVRVYHPDHNDDDRARAQFTAVKKAYDILGDPVERKAYDRMGHTDYVAKRTSGLPSADVWQSSDSSSSDESKSATSKTNDADDEADETSSGTTFTYSSSSSSSGADASSASTSSSKRSKAASAAGATGGATSRTQTGSGTGTASRTSTGTTSSGATGTGTASAGTSTTQTNTHNGGSTSTTASHGTGRSTTEPSGTASDSATGNPLTRWWRRQNFSLPLIWLSVCLYVAGLVHYGLENEAGLETLAAELQAVGTDPDGLWTALSSSRYGLETTTAFLARVELVAPPLETLQWYAALAGVVGVTVLGLLGARVVRDGETWGPVSIDETIVVAVVVAVTTSLVGGPLLAGAVLMPVLFTVIVRHTRRGPGWTPSYLYVLPVLAPAVGVGLATAGYATLPIDLLAFVIFPIVGALGLPLRATIRKRFGR, from the coding sequence ATGACCGAGGATTTCTACGATCTCCTGGAGATTCCGTCCAACGCATCACAGGACGAGATCAAAGACGCCTACCGCGAACAGGTCCGAGTCTACCACCCCGACCACAACGATGACGACCGGGCTCGAGCCCAGTTTACGGCCGTCAAGAAGGCTTATGACATCCTCGGTGATCCCGTCGAACGGAAGGCCTACGACCGCATGGGCCACACGGATTACGTCGCCAAGCGAACCAGCGGGCTCCCCTCGGCGGACGTCTGGCAGAGCAGTGACTCGAGTTCAAGCGACGAGTCGAAATCGGCAACGAGCAAGACGAACGACGCGGACGACGAGGCAGACGAGACGAGTTCCGGGACGACCTTTACCTACTCCTCGTCGTCCAGTTCCTCGGGTGCCGACGCTTCGAGCGCCAGCACCAGCAGTTCGAAGCGGTCGAAGGCGGCCTCTGCGGCAGGGGCAACAGGTGGAGCGACCTCGAGGACACAGACCGGTTCCGGGACCGGAACGGCCTCGAGGACGTCGACGGGAACGACCAGCAGCGGTGCGACCGGAACCGGAACGGCATCCGCTGGGACCAGCACGACACAGACCAACACCCACAACGGCGGGTCGACCAGCACCACAGCGAGCCACGGGACGGGCCGCTCCACGACCGAACCCAGCGGGACGGCATCGGACAGCGCCACCGGCAACCCGCTGACCCGGTGGTGGCGCAGACAGAACTTCTCGCTGCCGCTGATCTGGCTGTCCGTCTGTCTCTACGTCGCCGGTCTCGTCCACTACGGGCTCGAAAACGAAGCCGGCCTCGAGACGCTTGCGGCCGAGTTACAGGCGGTCGGGACCGATCCCGACGGACTCTGGACGGCGCTCTCGAGTAGCCGCTACGGCCTCGAGACGACGACCGCGTTTCTGGCTCGCGTCGAACTCGTTGCGCCGCCGCTCGAGACGCTTCAGTGGTACGCCGCGTTAGCGGGCGTCGTCGGCGTAACCGTCCTTGGACTGCTGGGCGCGCGTGTCGTCCGCGACGGGGAGACGTGGGGACCAGTGTCAATCGACGAAACGATCGTCGTCGCAGTCGTAGTGGCCGTTACGACGAGCCTCGTCGGCGGGCCGCTGCTGGCCGGCGCGGTCCTCATGCCCGTCCTGTTTACGGTGATCGTTCGCCACACCCGACGCGGACCGGGCTGGACGCCCTCGTATCTGTACGTTCTGCCCGTGCTGGCACCGGCTGTCGGCGTTGGGCTCGCGACCGCTGGGTACGCCACACTGCCGATCGATCTCCTTGCGTTCGTTATCTTCCCAATCGTCGGGGCACTGGGGCTACCGCTACGGGCGACGATCAGAAAGCGATTCGGCCGGTGA
- the dinB gene encoding DNA polymerase IV, translated as MSEGPRLPGIEVTDDDERIVCHVDADCFYASCERLREPDLRGEPVVVGMGYEPGETVGAVATASYEAREFGVESAQAISTALERLPRRAAMTPEADDYDPELTREETGFYRPVDLDYYESVAEEVQSILHDCADVVREVSIDEAYLDVTDRTAWEVADGFARHIKDRIRREVGVIVSVGVAPTMSAAKIASDFEKPDGLTVVEPGEVRDFLAPLEVELLHGVGPVTARELREMGLETAGNVAAADPEPLVERFGERGQELHDRARGDDDRRVEPKGEPKSFSRESAFADPVSEPDPKYDQIETLAVAVADRARREGALYRTIGVKAVTPPYDVNTRERSLPGPVDDPDLVGRIARDLFTEFETEPVRKLGVRVANLEFAAADQASLDSWGGDGDSQRTDGGGGADSAADGAATDRPHAGGQLSLTDFS; from the coding sequence ATGTCGGAGGGACCGCGGCTTCCGGGAATCGAGGTGACGGACGACGACGAGCGGATCGTCTGTCACGTCGACGCCGACTGCTTCTATGCGTCCTGCGAGCGCCTTCGCGAGCCCGACCTCCGTGGCGAACCCGTCGTCGTCGGCATGGGCTACGAACCCGGCGAGACCGTCGGCGCCGTCGCCACCGCCAGCTACGAGGCCCGCGAGTTCGGCGTCGAAAGCGCACAAGCGATCTCAACGGCGCTCGAGCGCCTGCCCAGACGCGCAGCCATGACTCCCGAGGCCGACGACTACGATCCGGAGCTCACCCGCGAGGAAACCGGGTTCTACCGGCCCGTCGATCTAGATTACTACGAGTCGGTGGCCGAGGAGGTCCAGTCGATCCTCCACGACTGTGCCGACGTGGTTCGGGAGGTGAGCATCGACGAGGCCTACCTCGACGTGACCGACCGAACCGCCTGGGAGGTCGCCGACGGCTTCGCCCGCCACATCAAAGATCGAATTCGCCGGGAGGTCGGCGTGATCGTCAGCGTCGGCGTCGCGCCGACGATGAGCGCGGCCAAGATCGCCAGCGACTTCGAGAAACCCGACGGGCTGACGGTCGTCGAACCCGGCGAGGTACGGGACTTTCTCGCCCCGCTCGAGGTCGAGTTGCTCCACGGCGTCGGCCCCGTGACCGCCCGGGAGCTCAGGGAGATGGGCCTCGAAACGGCCGGCAACGTCGCCGCGGCCGATCCGGAGCCGCTGGTCGAACGCTTCGGCGAACGCGGCCAGGAGTTGCACGATCGCGCCCGCGGCGACGACGACCGTCGGGTCGAGCCGAAAGGCGAACCCAAGAGTTTCTCCCGCGAGTCCGCCTTCGCCGACCCGGTCTCCGAACCCGACCCGAAGTACGACCAGATCGAGACGCTCGCGGTGGCCGTCGCCGATCGCGCCCGACGCGAGGGCGCACTCTACCGAACCATCGGCGTCAAAGCCGTCACGCCGCCGTACGACGTCAACACCCGCGAGCGATCGTTGCCGGGGCCAGTCGACGATCCCGACCTCGTCGGCCGGATCGCTCGCGACCTCTTTACGGAGTTCGAGACCGAACCCGTCCGTAAACTCGGCGTTCGGGTGGCGAACCTCGAGTTCGCGGCGGCCGATCAGGCCAGCCTCGATAGCTGGGGCGGTGACGGCGACAGCCAGCGGACCGACGGTGGGGGCGGAGCCGACAGCGCCGCCGACGGGGCAGCAACCGATCGCCCCCACGCTGGCGGCCAGTTGTCGCTGACCGACTTCTCGTGA
- a CDS encoding transcription factor S, producing the protein MQFCDDCGSMMKAEGDRMVCTNDDCGASSERDREQEDAFVTTESQTDADVIESDENANFEGKPKATDVVCDECGNQEAWYTLKQTASADEPPTRFFKCTECGKRWRGYN; encoded by the coding sequence ATGCAGTTTTGCGACGACTGCGGTTCGATGATGAAAGCCGAGGGCGACCGCATGGTCTGTACGAACGACGACTGTGGGGCCTCGAGCGAACGGGACCGTGAACAGGAAGACGCGTTCGTGACGACGGAGTCACAGACCGACGCCGACGTGATCGAGTCGGACGAGAACGCGAACTTCGAGGGCAAGCCGAAGGCGACCGACGTCGTCTGTGACGAGTGTGGCAATCAGGAAGCGTGGTACACACTCAAACAGACAGCCTCGGCGGACGAACCGCCGACGCGGTTTTTCAAGTGTACCGAATGTGGCAAACGCTGGCGCGGCTACAACTGA
- a CDS encoding beta-ribofuranosylaminobenzene 5'-phosphate synthase family protein, producing MTPATVSAGARIHVGFQNLSLARRRLYGGIGVALEEPRVTVTAEPAATVESDDQLVREYASRAVDILDVPGVAVTLEEQLPRHIGLGSGTQLSLSVLAATAHAHGLEPAVRAHAPAMGRGGRSGIGVATFEAGGFVVDAGHPTNRFTTEPPTEGDWTVPPVVARHDLPSDWRFLVVVPDADPGRSGDDEDASMRSVVERADPAIADEIAGVVTRKLLPAAAEGRLEAFGEAISEIGRKNGAWYADAQGGVFRPPAGTLVETLETCPVCTGVGQSSWGPVVYAVTDRTHAEEATTAAHDALADNDLEGDVILSAPASSGATVRVDQ from the coding sequence ATGACACCCGCGACCGTCAGCGCCGGGGCCCGGATTCACGTCGGGTTCCAGAACCTCTCGCTGGCCCGGCGACGGCTCTACGGCGGCATCGGCGTCGCCCTCGAGGAGCCACGCGTCACGGTTACCGCCGAACCGGCCGCCACCGTCGAGAGCGACGACCAGTTGGTCCGGGAGTACGCGAGCCGTGCCGTCGACATCCTCGACGTTCCCGGCGTCGCGGTCACGCTCGAGGAACAACTCCCGCGTCACATCGGACTCGGCAGCGGCACCCAGCTATCGCTGTCCGTGCTCGCCGCAACGGCCCACGCTCACGGCCTCGAGCCAGCGGTCAGAGCCCATGCCCCCGCAATGGGCCGGGGTGGCCGCAGCGGCATCGGCGTCGCGACCTTCGAGGCCGGCGGATTCGTCGTCGACGCCGGTCACCCGACGAATCGGTTTACGACCGAGCCGCCGACCGAGGGCGACTGGACGGTGCCGCCGGTCGTCGCCCGCCACGACCTGCCTTCCGACTGGCGTTTTCTTGTCGTCGTTCCAGACGCCGACCCCGGCCGCAGCGGCGATGACGAGGATGCGAGTATGCGAAGCGTGGTCGAGCGTGCCGACCCCGCCATCGCCGACGAAATCGCTGGCGTCGTCACTCGAAAACTGTTGCCCGCCGCCGCCGAGGGCCGACTCGAGGCCTTCGGCGAGGCGATCAGCGAGATCGGCCGCAAAAACGGCGCGTGGTACGCCGATGCCCAAGGCGGCGTCTTTCGGCCGCCTGCTGGTACCCTCGTCGAAACGCTTGAGACGTGTCCAGTCTGTACCGGTGTCGGTCAGTCATCGTGGGGGCCAGTCGTCTACGCCGTCACGGATCGAACCCACGCCGAGGAGGCCACGACAGCCGCTCACGACGCGCTCGCAGACAACGACCTCGAGGGCGACGTTATCCTGTCTGCGCCCGCTTCGAGCGGGGCGACGGTTCGCGTCGATCAGTAA
- the yqeC gene encoding selenium cofactor biosynthesis protein YqeC, translating into MELTRALEADTGLTCVVGAGGKKSTLYELAGRLERAVVTATVRIPIFDRQVADVRVTEDPLAVLESTDDADLEWPLGLVPAQERDDRYRGYDPATVDRIASADGVEHVLVKADGARTRLLKAPNEREPQLPETAETVIAIASVDAVGQPLEDDVVHRPEHVADVTGRAIGEPIEPADVAAVLTSPEGGLKDVPDGATYVPLLNMVDDDDALETAREIATHIREESAATHGRVSRVVLTSMIADEPLVDVYQ; encoded by the coding sequence ATGGAACTCACGCGCGCACTCGAGGCCGATACCGGACTCACCTGTGTCGTCGGCGCTGGCGGGAAGAAATCGACGCTGTACGAACTCGCCGGCCGACTCGAGCGAGCAGTCGTGACAGCGACCGTCCGGATCCCGATCTTCGACCGACAGGTCGCCGACGTGCGAGTGACTGAAGATCCACTCGCCGTCCTCGAGTCGACCGACGACGCCGACCTCGAGTGGCCGCTCGGACTGGTGCCAGCACAGGAGCGAGACGACCGGTATCGGGGGTACGACCCTGCAACGGTCGATCGGATCGCGTCGGCCGACGGCGTCGAGCACGTGCTCGTCAAAGCCGACGGCGCGAGAACGCGATTGTTGAAGGCCCCGAACGAACGCGAGCCGCAACTACCCGAGACCGCCGAGACGGTGATCGCTATCGCGAGTGTCGACGCGGTCGGCCAGCCGCTCGAGGACGACGTCGTTCACCGCCCGGAGCACGTCGCGGACGTGACCGGACGAGCGATCGGTGAGCCGATCGAACCGGCCGACGTGGCGGCGGTTCTGACCAGCCCGGAAGGTGGACTGAAGGACGTCCCGGACGGTGCGACGTACGTCCCGCTGCTCAACATGGTCGACGATGACGACGCCCTCGAGACGGCACGCGAGATCGCGACGCACATCCGCGAGGAGAGCGCTGCCACACACGGTCGCGTCTCGCGAGTCGTCCTGACGAGCATGATCGCCGACGAGCCGTTGGTCGACGTCTATCAGTGA
- the mobA gene encoding molybdenum cofactor guanylyltransferase, with product MTSFDSLEGVVLAGGYSTRFGETDKAVAELAGTPLIRRVVDQLAGVTDAVVVNCRDEQREAIRNALSGSDVDRRYAIDPIPDRGPLAGIGVGLAAVDREYAAVVACDMPFVDPTLFEQLYAHARGHDGAVVRLEDGWYQTTQAVYRAEPMARACEETLGSDDTRVLAAFDSLDVVTVEEADLEGVSATTFESVDTPDDLRAAAQRLE from the coding sequence GTGACGAGTTTCGATTCACTCGAGGGCGTCGTCCTCGCGGGCGGCTACTCGACGCGCTTTGGCGAGACAGACAAAGCCGTCGCCGAACTCGCCGGGACGCCGCTGATCCGCCGTGTCGTGGATCAACTCGCGGGAGTCACCGACGCAGTCGTCGTCAACTGCCGGGACGAGCAACGCGAGGCGATCCGAAACGCACTCTCGGGGAGCGACGTCGACCGTCGGTACGCGATCGATCCGATTCCCGACCGCGGCCCGCTGGCCGGCATCGGCGTCGGCTTAGCGGCGGTCGACCGCGAGTACGCGGCCGTCGTCGCCTGTGACATGCCGTTCGTCGATCCGACGCTGTTCGAACAACTGTACGCGCACGCTCGTGGCCACGACGGGGCCGTCGTCCGACTCGAGGACGGCTGGTATCAGACGACACAGGCCGTCTACCGCGCCGAGCCGATGGCGCGTGCCTGCGAGGAGACGCTGGGTTCCGACGATACTCGGGTTCTGGCTGCGTTCGACTCGCTCGACGTGGTCACCGTCGAGGAAGCCGACCTCGAGGGCGTCTCGGCGACGACCTTCGAGAGCGTCGACACCCCGGACGACCTGCGGGCGGCAGCGCAACGGCTCGAGTAG
- the ilvD gene encoding dihydroxy-acid dehydratase translates to MSQQPEERSPAEGKPEELPSKEVTEGVERAPHRAMFRAMGYDDADLSSPMIGVANPAADITPCNVHLDDVAQSAYDAVDEADGMPIEFGTITISDAISMGTEGMKASLISREVIADSVELVAFGERMDGLVTIGGCDKNMPGMMMAAIRTDLPSVFLYGGSIMPGEHDGREITIQNVFEGVGAVADGEMSEDELDEMERHACPGAGSCGGMFTANTMASISETIGFAPLGSSSPPAEDDDRYEVARESGELAVEVVREQRKPSDFLSRESFENAIALQVAVGGSTNAVLHLLAMAAEAGIDLDIETFNEISARTPKIADLQPGGQRVMNDLHEVGGVPVVLRELLEADLLHGDALTVTGETIAEAIERLDPPRIEDLDADFLYTVDDPIHERGAIRILTGNLAPDGAVIKITGEDHLHHEGPVRIFESEEPAMAYVQEGRVETGDVIGIRNEGPQGGPGMREMLGVTSAVAGQGHAEDVALFTDGRFSGATRGFSIGHVAPEAAAGGPIAALEDGDTITIDIDNLELSVDLTDEEIEQRLEKHGLPEPNYTTGVLAKYGQTFDSAANGAVTNPGAKQD, encoded by the coding sequence ATGAGCCAACAGCCCGAGGAGCGATCGCCTGCAGAGGGCAAGCCCGAGGAGTTGCCGAGCAAGGAGGTCACGGAGGGGGTCGAACGAGCCCCCCACCGTGCGATGTTCCGTGCGATGGGGTACGACGATGCGGACCTGTCCTCGCCGATGATCGGCGTTGCGAATCCAGCCGCCGACATCACGCCGTGTAACGTTCACCTGGACGACGTGGCCCAGTCGGCCTACGACGCCGTCGACGAGGCCGACGGGATGCCGATCGAGTTCGGCACGATCACCATCTCCGACGCGATTTCGATGGGGACCGAGGGGATGAAAGCCTCGCTCATCTCTCGAGAAGTGATCGCCGACTCCGTCGAACTCGTCGCGTTCGGCGAGCGCATGGACGGGCTCGTCACCATCGGCGGCTGTGACAAGAACATGCCCGGGATGATGATGGCCGCGATTCGGACGGATCTGCCGAGCGTCTTCCTCTACGGCGGCTCGATCATGCCCGGCGAACACGACGGTCGCGAGATCACGATCCAGAACGTCTTCGAGGGGGTCGGTGCCGTCGCCGACGGCGAGATGTCCGAAGACGAACTCGACGAGATGGAGCGCCACGCCTGCCCGGGTGCGGGCTCCTGTGGTGGGATGTTCACCGCGAACACGATGGCCTCGATCTCCGAGACGATTGGCTTCGCGCCGCTTGGGTCGTCCTCGCCACCCGCCGAGGACGACGACCGCTACGAGGTCGCCCGCGAGAGCGGCGAACTCGCCGTCGAGGTCGTCCGCGAGCAGCGAAAACCGTCGGACTTCCTCTCGCGGGAGTCCTTCGAGAACGCGATCGCGCTGCAGGTCGCCGTCGGCGGCTCGACCAACGCCGTACTCCACCTGCTGGCGATGGCCGCCGAGGCTGGCATCGACCTCGACATCGAGACGTTCAACGAGATTAGCGCCCGGACGCCGAAGATCGCCGATCTGCAGCCCGGCGGCCAGCGCGTGATGAACGACCTCCACGAGGTCGGCGGCGTCCCCGTCGTGCTCCGGGAACTCCTCGAGGCGGACCTACTCCACGGCGACGCGCTGACTGTCACCGGCGAGACGATCGCCGAGGCCATCGAACGCCTCGACCCGCCACGAATCGAGGACCTCGACGCTGACTTCCTCTACACCGTCGACGATCCCATCCACGAGCGCGGCGCGATCCGCATTTTGACGGGCAACCTCGCACCCGACGGTGCCGTCATCAAGATCACCGGCGAGGACCACCTTCACCACGAAGGCCCCGTCCGCATCTTCGAATCGGAGGAGCCGGCGATGGCGTACGTGCAGGAAGGACGCGTCGAGACGGGCGACGTCATCGGTATCCGCAACGAGGGTCCACAGGGCGGCCCCGGCATGCGCGAGATGCTCGGCGTCACGAGCGCAGTCGCCGGCCAGGGCCACGCCGAGGACGTGGCGCTCTTTACTGACGGCCGATTCTCCGGTGCTACTCGAGGCTTCTCCATCGGCCACGTTGCGCCGGAAGCCGCCGCCGGCGGCCCGATCGCCGCCCTCGAGGACGGCGACACCATCACGATCGACATCGACAACCTCGAACTCTCCGTGGATCTCACCGACGAGGAGATCGAGCAGCGACTCGAGAAACACGGCCTCCCCGAGCCCAACTACACGACCGGGGTGCTGGCGAAGTACGGGCAAACGTTCGACTCCGCGGCCAACGGTGCCGTGACCAACCCCGGCGCGAAGCAGGACTAA
- a CDS encoding adenylyltransferase/cytidyltransferase family protein, with protein sequence MTKTVIAQGTFDVIHPGHVHYLEEAAAMGDELYVIVARKANVDHKEAPICPATQRRDVVGALEAVDEAILGHEEDIFIPIEEIDPDVIALGHDQHHDATAIEAELDRRGIDCVVERASGREPTDDEILSTRLIIDRILERRG encoded by the coding sequence ATGACGAAGACCGTCATCGCCCAGGGGACCTTCGACGTCATCCACCCCGGCCACGTCCACTACCTCGAGGAGGCGGCCGCGATGGGCGACGAACTGTACGTGATCGTCGCTCGCAAAGCGAACGTCGACCACAAGGAAGCGCCGATCTGTCCAGCGACGCAGCGACGCGACGTCGTCGGCGCGCTCGAGGCCGTCGACGAGGCGATACTCGGCCACGAGGAGGATATTTTCATCCCGATCGAGGAGATCGACCCCGACGTCATCGCGCTGGGACACGACCAGCACCACGACGCCACGGCGATCGAAGCCGAACTCGATCGCCGCGGCATCGACTGTGTCGTCGAGCGGGCCAGCGGCCGGGAGCCGACCGACGACGAGATCCTCTCGACCCGACTGATCATCGATCGTATCCTCGAGCGTCGCGGATAG
- a CDS encoding Mov34/MPN/PAD-1 family protein, which produces MGLFDALFRSSEILGIAEETLEFALESSEATHPNEYMGFLRGTEADRLGLEQDGLVITDIVVVPGTESNSVSATVRTSQIPNDVKALGSIHSHPNGVIQPSSADLETFGRGSVHVIIGAPYRRTDWKAFDSQGKPTQLNVVDVDLPETEDFFDFTQADIDDELRR; this is translated from the coding sequence ATGGGGCTGTTCGACGCGCTGTTTCGCTCGAGTGAGATTCTCGGCATCGCTGAGGAGACACTCGAGTTCGCCCTCGAGTCCTCGGAGGCGACCCACCCGAACGAGTACATGGGTTTTCTCCGGGGCACCGAGGCGGACAGACTCGGACTCGAGCAGGACGGACTCGTCATCACGGACATCGTAGTGGTCCCCGGCACCGAGTCGAACAGCGTCAGCGCGACGGTCAGGACGAGCCAGATTCCAAACGACGTGAAGGCACTCGGCAGTATTCACTCCCACCCGAACGGTGTGATTCAGCCGAGTAGCGCGGATCTGGAGACGTTCGGCCGGGGCAGCGTCCACGTCATCATCGGCGCCCCCTACCGCCGAACGGACTGGAAGGCCTTCGACTCGCAGGGGAAGCCGACCCAGTTGAACGTGGTCGACGTCGACCTCCCCGAAACTGAGGACTTTTTCGATTTCACGCAGGCGGATATCGACGACGAACTCCGACGATAG